In one Dermacentor albipictus isolate Rhodes 1998 colony unplaced genomic scaffold, USDA_Dalb.pri_finalv2 scaffold_11, whole genome shotgun sequence genomic region, the following are encoded:
- the LOC139051369 gene encoding mucin-1-like, producing MGDPPKKQHRKRPKKSVPGSNDDSEYRRALQHQPRGRQPRTGRSPPALRWKRGLQARSLRALSADSTSSTPSCPPTQVSATPSTRAPFALDTPFRAFPFDAPKTAPSGHHAAPSASTDTTSEAPTSAASTDDGASCPSTGDTDESACIFFLPTASMIGADTTSSRTDATTSPEASPVRPVSPSLSSPAACSSPPLTNTEPTPPAAEKGSRSAAVAAPVDDDKPADGPTYNESQPRAPTPAPAAEGTGELTQTLRCCSRPPRTPKPTSRQRCSQNKPQEGDAVTDGSSTSSHTPHPLTTASLAILPSRSSTVPSGAKRLSSHSHGTVSLPSSPLYQA from the coding sequence ATGGGTGACCCTCCGAAGAAACAGCATCGGAAGAGGccgaagaagtcagttcctggCTCCAACGATGACTCAGAGTACCGACGAGCCCTGCAGCACCAACCACGTGGACGCCAACCACGCACCGGCAGATCGCCCCCTGCCTTGCGATGGAAGCGCGGGCTGCAGGCACGTTCGCTACGTGCACTGTCGGCTGACTCGACGAGCTCCACGCCGTCATGCCCGCCTACGCAAGTGAGTGCGACGCCATCCACGCGCGCCCCATTTGCCCTGGATACTCCCTTCCGCGCTTTTCCCTTTGATGCGCCGAAGACTGCTCCCAGCGGCCACCACGCCGCACCGTCCGCTTCAACGGACACCACATCAGAGGCCCCCACGTCGGCTGCCTCCACCGACGACGGTGCCAGCTGCCCGTCGACCGGCGACACCGACGAGAGTGCCTGCATTttcttcttgccaaccgcaagCATGATTGGTGCCGACACTACGTCCTCCCGCACGGACGCGACCAcctcgcccgaggcaagtcctgtCCGGCCGGTCTCCCCATCACTGTCGTCGCCGGCGGCCTGCTCGTCGCCCCCGCTCACCAACACCGAGCCCACTCCCCCTGCGGCGGAGAAGGGCTCACGCTCGGCGGCGGTGGCTGCTCCCGTCGACGACGACAAACCAGCTGACGGCCCCACGTACAACGAGAGCCAGCCGAGAGCGCCCACCCCTGCCCCagctgctgagggaacaggggagCTCACACAAACTCTCCGCTGCTGCTCGCGGCCGCCGAGGACGCCCAAGCCTACCAGCCGGCAGCGGTGCAGCCAAAACAAGCCGCAAGAAGGAGACGCCGTTACCGACGGCTCGTCGACTTCGAGCCACACACCCCACCCGTTGACGACGGCGTCGCTCGCGATACTGCCGTCACGGTCCTCTACCGTCCCATCGGGCGCAAAGCGACTTTCCTCGCACTCTCACGGGACGGTATCGCTGCCCAGCTCTCCTCTGTACCAGGCGTGA